One window from the genome of Salvelinus namaycush isolate Seneca chromosome 19, SaNama_1.0, whole genome shotgun sequence encodes:
- the dbr1 gene encoding lariat debranching enzyme, which produces MKIAVEGCCHGELDKIYETIGYLEQKEGVKVDLLLCCGDFQAVRNEGDMKCMAVPQKYRQMQTFYKYYSGEKAAPVLTIFIGGNHEASNHLQELPYGGWVAPNIYYMGYAGVVRYKGVRIGGLSGIFKGHDYRKGHYEFPPYNPETLRSVYHIRNIDVFKIKQIQMPVDVFLTHDWPRGIYHYGSTGELLRKKKFLRQEVESNTLGSPAAAELLAHLQPNYWFSAHLHVKFAALMQHPAKVDAAPRTTKFLSLDKCLPYRDFLQIVEVADRPGSSQGLEYDPEWLAILKATDSLQTVSPNYWNPPQNNGLHTRWDFSASEAAMMEAVGDLGGELSIPDNFCLTVPAYDPARPQPHAHPSYSTNPQTTELCATLGLRDIYAQVGQGGYGGQIGTGAPELEDDEVQSGDDPSEYPSDTSGLSSSYNPDEITIEDEWEEEGGEKEGRGKSPDAVVPEGEAGGRRDSGPPSRELPPSRMVLTMPEPKSDPAPPSRLSLNLPPPSHSSPPEREEPHVRIPKRTSGETGEPISTGSTPRIKRRNQVIYTAVDDDESED; this is translated from the exons atgaaaatagctgtggaaGGGTGTTGCCATGGAGAGCTGGATAAGATCTATGAGACGATTGGCTACCTGGAGCAGAAGGAGGGGGTGAAGGTAGACCTGCTGCTGTGTTGTGGAGACTTCCAGGCTGTGAGGAACGAGGGGGACATGAAGTGCATGGCTGTGCCGCAAAAGTACAGGCAGATGCAGACCTTCTACAA GTACTACTCTGGAGAGAAGGCGGCTCCGGTCCTGACTATCTTCATCGGTGGGAATCACGAGGCCTCCAACCATCTCCAGGAGCTTCCGTACGGGGGCTGGGTGGCTCCCAATATCTACTACATGG GTTATGCTGGCGTTGTGCGCTACAAAGGAGTAAGGATAGGTGGCTTGTCTGGAATCTTCAAAGGGCATGATTACAGGAAAG GACATTATGAGTTCCCTCCATATAACCCAGAAACTCTACGCAGTGTTTACCACATCAGGAACATCGATGTCTTCAAAATCAAACAG ATCCAGATGCCTGTGGATGTCTTTCTGACCCATGACTGGCCTCGTGGAATCTACCATTACGGCAGCACGGGGGAGCTGCTGAGGAAGAAGAAGTTCCTGAGGCAGGAGGTGGAGTCCAACACACTGGGTAGTCCTGCAGCAGCAGAGCTCCTGGCCCACCTGCAGCCTAACTACTGGTTCTCTGCGCACCTCCACGTCAAGTTCGCTGCCCTAATGCAGCACCCG GCCAAAGTTGATGCTGCCCCCCGCACTACCAAATTCCTCTCACTGGATAAGTGCCTTCCATACAGGGACTTCCTACAG ATTGTAGAGGTAGCAGACAGACCAGGATCGTCCCAGGGTCTGGAGTATGATCCAGAGTGGCTGGCCATCCTCAAAGCTACAGACAGTCTGCAGACTGTCAGTCCTAATTACTGGAACCCCCCGCAGAACAACGGCTTGCACACAAG GTGGGACTTCAGTGCTTCTGAGGCAGCCATGATGGAGGCTGTGGGTGACCTGGGGGGTGAACTGTCCATCCCTGACAACTTCTGCCTGACCGTGCCAGCCTATGACCCTGCCCGGCCACAGCCCCATGCCCACCCCAGCTACAGCACCAACCCGCAGACCACCGAGCTCTGTGCCACCCTGGGTCTCAGAGACATCTATGCCCAGGTTGGGCAGGGAGGGTATGGGGGCCAGATAGGCACAGGCGCCCCAGAGCTGGAGGATGATGAAGTCCAGAGTGGAGATGACCCCAGTGAGTACCCTAGTGACACCTCAGGCCTGTCCAGCTCCTACAACCCTGATGAGATCACCATAGAGGAtgagtgggaggaggagggaggagagaaagagggaagggggAAGAGCCCTGATGCAGTGGTCCCAGAGGGGGAAGCAGGAGGGAGACGGGACTCGGGGCCCCCCTCTAGAGAGCTGCCCCCCAGCCGCATGGTTCTGACCATGCCTGAGCCCAAATCAGACCCCGCTCCTCCCTCACGCCTGTCCCTCAATCTGCCTCCTCCCTCTCACTCCTCACCCCCGGAAAGGGAGGAGCCCCACGTCCGGATCCCTAAGCGCACCAGTGGGGAGACGGGGGAACCTATCAGTACAGGCAGCACCCCTAGGATCAAACGCAGGAACCAGGTCATCTACACTGCAGTGGACGATGACGAGAGTGAGGACTAG
- the LOC120064233 gene encoding ras-related protein Rab-5B-like has product MATRGSGRPNSMLPQTKICQFKLVLLGDMAVGKSSLVLRFVKGQFDEFQETTIGAAFLAQSVCLDDTTVKFEIWDTAGQERYHSLAPMYYRGAQAAIVVFDITKPETFERAKAWVKELQRQASPNIVIALAGNKADLAEKRLVEYEEAQTYSEDTGLLFMETSAKTAMNVNELFLAIAKKMPKTDTQNPTHAARHRGVNLQDPDAHNTRSCCGGSGGGN; this is encoded by the exons ATGGCTACCAGAGGGAGTGGCCGGCCCAATTCCATGCTGCCCCAGACAAAGATATGCCAGTTTAAACTGGTGTTGCTGGGAGACATGGCTGTGGGCAAGTCCAGCCTGGTGCTGCGCTTCGTCAAGGGACAGTTTGATGAGTTTCAGGAGACCACCAttggag ctgcATTCTTGGCCCAGTCTGTGTGTCTAGACGACACCACTGTGAAGTTTGAGATCTGGGACACGGCGGGACAGGAGCGCTACCACAGTCTGGCTCCCATGTACTACCGCGGGGCACAGGCAGCTATTGTGGTCTTTGATATCACCAAGCCG GAGACGTTTGAGCGAGCCAAAGCCTGGGTGAAGGAGCTACAGAGGCAGGCAAGCCCCAACATTGTCATCGCTCTGGCAGGGAACAAGGCTGACCTGGCTGAGAAGAGACTAGTGGAGTACGAG GAGGCCCAGACCTATTCTGAAGACACTGGGCTTCTCTTCATGGAGACCTCTGCCAAGACGGCCATGAATGTCAACGAACTGTTCCTGGCCATTG CCAAAAAGATGCCAAAAACTGACACCCAGAACCCTACACACGCAGCACGACACCGGGGAGTGAACCTACAGGACCCTGATGCCCACAACACCCGATCCTGCTGTGGAGGAAGCGGCGGAGGGAACTAG